In a genomic window of Oncorhynchus gorbuscha isolate QuinsamMale2020 ecotype Even-year unplaced genomic scaffold, OgorEven_v1.0 Un_scaffold_5264, whole genome shotgun sequence:
- the LOC124029024 gene encoding receptor-type tyrosine-protein phosphatase F-like, which yields MDLEELLESGEGPVLRRRRQVEPTRPYIAAKLPSLPATFTLGDEKNYNGFYNRPLPGHQRYLAFILAALKEQDTDNSDKH from the exons ATGGACCTGGAGGAG CTGTTGGAGTCTGGCGAGGGTCCTGTCCTGCGTCGCAGACGCCAGGTCGAGCCCACGCGGCCGTACATCGCCGCCAAGCTGCCCTCCCTGCCCGCTACGTTCACCCTGGGAGATGAGAAGAATTACAACGGCTTCTACAACCGTCCCCTGCCGGGGCACCAGCGCTACCTGGCCTTCATACTGGCTGCACTGAAGGAGCAAGACACGGACAACAGTGACAAACAT